The proteins below are encoded in one region of Ostrea edulis chromosome 3, xbOstEdul1.1, whole genome shotgun sequence:
- the LOC130053627 gene encoding uncharacterized protein LOC130053627: MSSSSGVLRFLGLMVFSTSVVYGHGDNWKLVFHAVSGNGKSVLHARNTMSPAVCTTDSGCLPLKFNLDNWRDNVTHLRSPLIDKWKSLNIVKIRVTFGGQGNIFAFLEFDGSGSDKLNWFSKSRLLHGSWSDLKTSNTTYFSIKG; encoded by the exons ATGTCCTCCTCATCTGGCGTTTTACGGTTTCTCGGTTTGATGGTTTTCTCGACGAGCGTAGTGTATGGACACGGAGATA ATTGGAAATTAGTTTTTCATGCAGTGAGTGGTAACGGAAAGAGTGTTCTTCATGCCAGGAATACAATGTCCCCGGCAGTATGTACAACAGACTCAGGTTGTCTTCCTCTTAAATTCAATCTGGATAACTGGAGGGACAATGTGACACATCTCCGAAGTCCTCTAATTGACAAATGGAAATCACTCAATATTGTGAaa ATTCGAGTAACATTCGGTGGACAGGGAAACATATTTGCGTTCTTAGAATTTGATGGAAGTGGAAGCGACAAACTAAACTGGTTTAGCAAGTCCAGACTTCTCCATGGTAGTTGGTCCGATCTCAAGACATCCAACACAACCTACTTCTCTATAAAAGGgtga
- the LOC130052757 gene encoding uncharacterized protein LOC130052757, producing the protein MIWFSWMLVCVLFAHDLSGSYGISEEDDWQLVFHAVKGNKQDVRAAWYKRSPSRCTPAVGCIPDGFDLDNWRDTRKHLRSPLIDKWRYLSILKIRVVLGGQGKTLAYLEFDGSGSSFINWFSKSRLLHSSWYDLKPNSRTNFFSIAGHHAHVKRHFYINRNYGGCPKDAGWFVVIDKKDVCTWANKGVFPLFMYSKGSGLTNWNRSPGFADVMNVYIQTV; encoded by the exons ATGATCTGGTTTTCATGGATGTTGGTTTGCGTGCTCTTTGCACATGATCTTTCCGGTAGTTATGGCATATCTGAAGAAGATG ACTGGCAGCTAGTTTTCCATGCTGTTAAAGGTAACAAACAGGATGTTCGTGCTGCATGGTACAAGAGATCACCTTCAAGATGCACACCAGCAGTTGGTTGCATTCCGGACGGTTTTGATCTCGATAATTGGAGAGATACTAGAAAGCATCTTCGAAGTCCTCTAATTGATAAATGGAGATATCTCAGCATTTTGAAG ATCCGTGTAGTACTTGGAGGTCAAGGGAAAACGCTGGCTTACTTGGAATTTGATGGAAGTGGGAGTAGCTTCATCAACTGGTTCAGCAAATCGAGATTGTTACATAGCAGTTGGTACGACCTAAAACCGAATTCACGAACAAACTTTTTCTCCATCGCAGG GCACCACGCTCATGTCAAAAGACACTTCTACATCAACAGAAACTATGGTGGATGTCCAAAGGATGCGGGGTGGTTTGTGGTGATAGATAAGAAAGATGTTTGCACGTGGGCCAATAAGGGAGTCTTCCCGCTGTTCATGTACAGTAAAGGGTCAGGACTGACGAACTGGAATCGAA GTCCCGGTTTTGCCGATGTTATGAACGTTTACATACAGACTGTGTAA